The Sulfitobacter indolifex genome contains the following window.
AGAAGAATGAACAGGTCTTGCAGACTGCGGCGCAGCTTGGTCCGGGACAGCGCCCTATTCACCAGCGACCGCCCAAGCGCCGCAAGGGCCCAAGTTAAGACCAGAACCACGACGGCTACGGCGATCTGCGGCAAAAGCGCAATCGTGTCCCGCGCCATCTCAGTCACTTGGCGCCACATGATCCTAACTGGCTCCATCTCGTCCCTCCTCCGGCTTTTTATACAGCCTGCAACAATTCCCGCGCTGCGGCGAATGTTTTATGCCACCCGCCCAATAACGCCCGACTGGCCAGAGCCGGGGCGCGGGCTAGCTCCCAGTAGAGATTAATTTTTGAGGAAAGGACCCCGGCCGAGCTGGGGTAACGCTATGGATATCATCCGCATCATCGTCGCGATCCTATTGCCCCCGCTTGGGGTGTTCCTGCAGGAAGGCCTGGGGAAACATTTCTGGATCAACATTCTACTGACGCTTCTAGGCTATCTGCCCGGTATCGTTCATGCGCTCTATATCATTATAAAGAGATAGCAGCGGGTCTACACCCACCTAAGCGAGCAAAAAGCGCGTCTCTGAAAATCAGAGACGCGCTTTTGTGATCAATCGGACAGTTTGTCCTTCGCATCGCCAGCACCTTTTTGCACTTTACCCTCGACCTGATCGGCCTGGCCTTCGCGCTTGAGGTCTTCGTTGTTCGCGGCATCGCCAGCTTCTTCTTTCAGCTTGCCGCCGATGTCTTTTGCTTTGCCTTTAGCTTGGTCTTCATTCGCCATGGTTGTTCTCCTCTATCAATGTAGAAGAGCAACGTCGGAAAGCAGGATGGGGTTCCGCAATGTCGGGCTGAGTGCACATGAAAAAATGTTAAGATAGCGCAGGCGATGTATTCGAGATGAGACTCTTGCAGGTTATGTAGAGATGGCTGATGCCGAAGTGCCTCAAACACCTATCAAAGGGGTGGCAAGCTACTCGAAGCTTCTCTCAGTCGTACATCTCTCCAAATATGCGCTCTATGACACCAGAGTTGCAGTTGCTGAACCGGTCAGGCCGCTTGAGGCGCAGCCTACTTCCATCTAAGTCGTGATTTTGTAGATCGGAGGTGTCGGTTTCTCATGCAATCCAGCTACCACGCTGGAATCACGACATGATTCCCTTAAAAGATTTGTACAACAGAGCCTTTTGCAGTTCTAAAGCCTGTCAGGGGGCGTTTCGCCTCGGAAGAAGGCGTCGAGGTTATCGAGCGCCTTGAACCCCATCGCGTCACGGGTTTTAACAGTGGCGCTGCCAACATGGGGCATCATCACGATGTTCTCATGCACCGCGAAAGCTGGGTTGCCGCCTGGTTCAGCTACAAAGCAATCGAGCCCGGCGGCACCGATGTGGCCGCTTTCTATTGCAGCGATAAGCGCGCTTTCATTAATCAGGTTGCCACGTGCGGTGTTTACGATGACCGCGCCCTTGGGCAGGCGAGCAAGCCGCTCTGCATTCATCAGGTTAACGGTTTGTGGAGTGGCGGGGCAGTGCAGCGACAGGAAATCAGAAGCTGCCAGCAAGCTGTCGAGGTCGGCATGGTAGGTCGCGCCGGCCTCTTCATCCGCATCAAGGCGGCTTCGGTTGTGATAGTGGATCTGCATATCAAAGCCTCGGGCCTTTCGGGCAAAGGAGCGGCCGACACCGCCCATCCCGATGATTCCCAGCCGTGCGCCCGTCACTTGCTTTCCGACCAAGAATGCGGGGGACCAGAAATCCCAAGCACCGGAACGCACGATCCGGTCGCCTTCAACCGCATGCCTGGCCGCCGCCAGCATCAACATCATCGCAAGCTCAGCAGTCGCATCCGACAGCACGCCAGGGGTGTTGGTGACCGCAATGCCCTTGGCCCTCAGCGCGTCCAGATCGCAATGATCGACGCCGACAGAATGGTTCGCCACGATTTTGAGCCGCGGGTCCAACTGCCCAACGACATGAGCGCTAAAATATTCGGAATGGCAGGGGATGATCGCGTCGACCTTTGCGCTCATCTCGATGATATCCTCAGCAGTTCCAGGGCGGTCCGCAGGGTCCCATATGACCGAGTAGTCACGCTGCGCACGTTGCAGCGTGGCGTCAGAGAGGGTGCGCGTGATCCAAAGCGTGGGTTTCGTCATGCTATTTCAGTCCCGCTTGTTACGGCTGGATGTGGCGAAATCATAGGCGACGAAGCCAAGCGTGATGAGGATGATAGTCACCAGATCGGGGCTTGGCACGTTGACGGCGAGGATCAGCAGGAACGCTGTGATGGTTAAGAAGGCCAGAAGAGCGAGCAAACGGTTCATATCATATCTTCCTTATTGTTCCGCGCCATCGGCCCAGTTGAAGAGCCATTGGGCAGTCAGCATCAGGCGCGCGTCATTATCGCGGGCGGCGACTAGTTGAACGCCCATTGGTAGCCCTTCTTCCGAGGTGAGCATCGGCAACGTGATGCAAGGGGTCCCACAAAGCGTCCATAACCCGTTAAAGATCGGATCGCCGGTTGTTTCCAACCCATTGGGGGCGGGCCCGGTGGCAGCAGGGCAAAGGATCGCATCGCAGCGCGTCAGCATCTCGTCCAGGGCCGCGTTCAACAGTTTCGGCATGTCGCAGGCCGAAAGATAATCACGCGCCGGGACGGCGTTGCCTTCTGCGATTGCGTCGCGTGTTACTTGACCCAAGCTATCGCCCATGTCGCGGGCATAGGGGTAATAGTGATAGGCCATTTCGGCAAAGTTGATCTTTTTGCGTTGTTCTGCCGCGTCGTTGAAAATCGCAGGCAAAGGCATCTCGAACGCCTGATCGCCAAGAGCGTCGACCAATTCATCGAAGGCACTACGCATCTGCTGATCTGCCGTGTCCCAACCGGGCGGTTTTACGAAACCAAAGACTGGGGCAATGGGTGGCTTGGACAGCGCCGCCGTGTGCAGCGCCGGGGTGGGCTGCAGGGCCGTCGCACTGTCCTCGGGATCGTCACCGAACAGTATCTCGGCCAGCAACGCGGCACCGGCGGGGTCGGAGGCAAATACGCCAACAGTGTCTAGTGTCGGAGATTGCGCAAGAATACCGCGCCGGGGGATTGCGCCGAATGTGGGCTTATAACCCGTGACGCCGCAAAAGGACGCTGGCCTGATAATGGACCCGCCGGTTTGGGTGCCAATGGCAAGCGGTACCATACCGTCAGCGACAGCAGCGGCAGAGCCTTGGGAGGACCCGCCAGGGGTATGTGCCAGATTATGTGGATTTGCCGTCTTGCCGGGATGCATGAAGGCAAGCTCGGTCGTGACCGTCTTGCCCATGATAATAGCGCCTTCCTTCTTGAGCCGCTCCACGACGAACGCATCCCGCAGAGGAATCCGGTCCGCATCACGAACGCAGCCGTTCTCTGTCGGGATTTTCGCCGTATCGATCACGTCCTTCAATGCGACAGGCAGCCCGTGCAAACGTCCAAGCGGGCGACCGCTTCGGCGGTATGCATCGAGGTTGCGTGCCTGCGCACGGGCAAACTCGGGATCGAACCATGCCCACGCGCCGACTTCAGCCTCGCGGGCCTCGATCCGCGCGATGTAGCTGTCTACCAGCGTCAGCGCATCCAGCGCACCGGATGCCAGACGGTCGCGCAGCAGGGTCACACTGGGTGACGCTGCAATGCCTGCGGATTGGGACCTATCAGCGGCCATAGAACAACTCCGGCAGATAGAATACGATCTGTGGGAAAGCATACATCAGAACCATCGATAGGATGACGCAGAACAGGAACGGCATGACGCCGCTGAAGATCTGGGTCAGTCGCAGTTCGGGCGGCGCAATCCCCTTAAGGTAATAGGCCGACATCGCCATCGGCGGGGTTAGAAAGCTGGTCTGCAGGTTCAGGGCAACAAGGATGCCGAAGAACAGCGGGTCAATTCCAAACACCTCAAGCAGCGGCAGAAAAATTGGCACGAAGATGATGATGATCTCGGACCATTCCAGTGGCCAACCCAGCAGGAAGATGATCAGCTGCGCAAGGATCAGGAACTGGATTGGAGTCAGGTTCATGGATTGCACGAACTCGGAAATCACATGCTCTCCGCCAAGGTACGAGAACACGGCCGAGAAGGTGTAGGACCCCACGAACAGCCAGCAGACCATCGCGGTTGTGCGAACGGTTAAATAAACGCTTTCGCGCATCCGCTGCCACGTCATCGCCCGGTAGATGAAGGCAAGGAAGATACCGCCAAGGGCACCGATCGACGCCGCCTCCGAGGGGGTGGCCAGGCCGAACAGGATTGAGCCCAGAACGGCGAAAATCAGGAAGGCAAGCGGCACGAATGACGTGATGATCAACCAAATCAGTTTGCCCATGGGCACATCCGGCACTTCGTCGTCCGTGGGCTTTGGGGCCGCAGAGGGCTGGAGGAGTGAGCGACCAACAATGTAGACAAGATAGAGACCTACCAGCGTCAAGCCGGGAAGCAGCGCCGCTGCGTAAAGCCGCACGATGGAGACGTTGGTCGCCGCCGCATAGACAATGAGCATGATAGAGGGCGGGATCAGGATCCCCAAGGTGCCACCGGCACAGATAATACCAGCCGCAAAGGACGGATCATAACGCGCTTTCAGCATCGCGGGCAGAGCCAACAGGCCCATCAGCGTCACCACCGCGCCAACAATACCTGTGGCCGTGGCGAAAAGCGCACAGGTGATCAGCGCCGCCACACCCATGGAGCCCGGTATGTTCTTGGACGCGATGTTCAGCGTGGTAAACAGACGGTCCACGATGTTGGACCGTTCAACGATATACCCCATGAACAGGAACAACGGGACAGCGGTCAGAACCTCGTTCGACATGACCGTGAAGGTCTGGTTCACGAATAAGTCGAATATTCGGTTATTATAGAACCCTTCGAACCATAAAGACCAACTGTCCCAACTGCTTGCGGTTTCATCCAGCCGGTCAAAGCTGCGCCACATGCGGCCCGCGTCGTAATAGGCGTAGTAGCCAAAGCCGATACCCATTGCCATTAGCGTGAACGCAATGGGAAAGCCGAGGAAAACAAAGATAATGAACAGCCCCAGCATCATCAGGGCAATTTGCGGATCGGTCATGTGATATGGTCTTTCTCGGCCTTGTTGGCAGCGCGCATCAGAAGGTCTTCGGTCTCGAATACGTCCTCATAGGCTTCCAGCCAGTAGTTATTGCGCATAGCAAGGATGCAGCGGCAAACTTGTGCCATCCCCTGAATAAAAAGAAGAATTCCAGCAGCGACGATCACCGCCTTGAACTGATAAATCGGCACGCCCGCCGGACTGTTGACCGACACTTCGCCGTATTGCCAGGACCGCGCGGCATATTTCCAGCCAGACAGGATGAGCGCGGTTACACCGGGAAAAAAGAAGAATATGTAAAGCACGATGTCGATCTTGGCCTGCGTCTTGGGCTGCAATAGCCGGTACAGGAAATCGCCCCGTACGTGACCGCCCCGCGACAGGGTATAGGCTCCGCCCATCATGAACAGAGTGCCGTACATGATAAACGACACGTCCAGCGCCCAGGCAGTGGGGTCGTTCAGCACATAGCGCACGAACACCTCGTAACCTGTGCCCAAAGACATCAACAGGATCAGCCAGGCAAAAGACTTGCCGAACCATGCAGAAAGATTGTCGGCGAACCGAATGAAAGAGACCATGATGCTGGGATACCTCGTGTGGAAACCCCGGCACAACAGGTGCCGGGGCTCGTTCCAATCTACTGCCTTAACGGATCACATCTTGATCTTGCCGGGGAAGTAATGCTCGTACGCGAGGCCGTAGTCGGGCGCGTTCATAAGCTCATAATAAGACACGCGGCTGACCCAGTCGCGCTGGCTGTCGAGTGTCTTTTTCATAAACGGATCGGATTCGAGCTCGGGGATCAGCTCGTCCCATGCTTTTAACTGTGCGTCCAGAATTTCCTTGGACGTCCGGTGTACGGTTACACCCGCTTCGTTCTGCAGGAATTGCAGGTCGGCAGAATAGCGGTCCATCGCCTTGGCGGTGTTGGCCGTGGAAACAGCCTCAACGCCATATTTCAGAATCGCCTGCAGATCGGGATCAAGGTCTTCGAGGAACTGCTTGGAGAACAGGAACTCAAAGCTTTCCGATGCCTGATGGTACGAAGAGAGGTAGTAGTTCTTGGCAACGTCATGCGCGCCAAAGTCCTTGTCCGACGATGGGTTGTTGAATTCAAAAGCGTCGATCACGCCACGTTCCATCGCGGGGACGATTTCGCCGCCGGGAAGCTGAGCAACAGACATGCCCATCTTCTGCAACAAGTCGGCAGCAAGGCCTACTGTGCGGTATTTGAACCCCTGAAGGTCAGCGACTGTGTTGACCTCCTGCTTGAACCAGCCGAAGGGCTGAGCGAACATGGGGAAGCCAAGGTATCCCACGACGTCGAGGCCCATGATGTCCTGTGTTAGCTCGTTATAAAGCTCCTGACCGCCACCCTGATAGAACCACGACAGCATCGTTGTAGCGGAACCGCCGAAAACGGGGCCTGTGCCGAACAGGGATGCGGCCTTGTTCTTGCCGTACCAGTAGACTGGCACGGAGTGGGCCGCGTCAATCAGGCCGTCGTTCACAGCATCCAGCACCTGGAACGCGGCGACAACAGCACCGGCTGGCAGCACGTCGACCTTCATGCGGCCGCCAGACATTTCCTCGACCCGTGTAGCGTAGTCGCGTGCGAAATCCTGCCAAATGTTCGCATCATTCCAAGACGTCTGCATCTTCACGACGATTGGAGCTTGCGCCAGCACGGCTGGTGCGGCGAGCATGCTGCCAGCAGCAGCACCCCCGGCAACGGCGGATTTCGTCAGAAACGAACGCCGGTTGATGGTTCTAGATTCTTTCATTTTTTCTCCTCCCAGAGTCTTCGTTGGTCGATCTTTTTGGTTATTAAAATTACCAATTGACCATATGTTAGATGGTTGGAGCTTCATCGCAAGAAATATCTCAGAGCCGTTTGTGATAGCACACGCATGCAACCCTGGGTGGTCCTTCCGATGCGCGGGAGCAACTCACCGGGATGCTACTCGACCTTGGCGACAACACGGCGAGGCTTGTCCCAAGACACCGCCTGATACTCAAAGTCCTCTTAGATACGCCTCACATCTTTTGGCGGACGACCCACCGGGCGCTTGACCATTTGGGCGGTCCCGCCCTGGAGAACACGATTGGTACGGAGGCGAACGGGCGAAGGTAGCATCGCCCCGGAAGAACCGCATAGGGTGGCGGTTCGCATATCGCGCTATGATAGACTTCAGAACCCCTTTCCATCCATCCGCGCTATGTACATTACCGCGGCGCTGAGCGCAGCGTTCGAGGTGGCCATGTTGGTTGAAGACGAACAGCGGGTGATAACACATATAGCCGAAATGACTGTTCCATGCCGTGCCCTCCTGTGCGCCGTGTGTCTGACAGAACTGTCCACCTCGAGTGTGATATACTTCGGCGGCTTGCGTTCGTGAAAACGGTCGATCCATTGTCCTGACATATCAGCCAGTGTAGTGCGTTTTACAGACGGGTAAGAGAACGTCTTTTCAAAGACTTGCTTACGGGTCTCTATATCGAATTAGCCAGTAAGGACTTCACGCGGTCAACAAGATCGCCAAGCCTCTACGCAACTGCTTAGTCTATAGTATTCGATTTTTGGGAACTTCGGCCAAGATGAGCCCGTGATAGAAGGGTATAGCAGTGTGTAACTAATTGAAGGGCGAGCTCGGAAAATCCAACAAGACAATAAAATAATGTTTTCAATTATTTAAGTGGTGCCCGGGGGCGGAATCGAACCACCGACACGAGGATTTTCAATCCACTGCTCTACCCCTGAGCTACCCGGGCACGGGTTACCTCTTTCGAGGTTGGGTGAGCGGGTTCTAGGACCTGTGGCGCGAGGTGTCCAGCCCCATTTTACCCTGAAACTCACTTCTTTTCCCGAAACGCAATTTATCTCGCGTTAATGGGACCTTGCGGGGCTGTCTTGTGCTGCTTCGACGGCGTCAATGGCCGCTTCAACGTCTTCAGGATCGCGCGAGGGAACGGCATAGCTGCCGTTGAACCAACGTCCCAAATCAATGTCAGCACAGCGGCGCGAGCAGAAGGGGCGGTG
Protein-coding sequences here:
- a CDS encoding YqaE/Pmp3 family membrane protein; the protein is MDIIRIIVAILLPPLGVFLQEGLGKHFWINILLTLLGYLPGIVHALYIIIKR
- a CDS encoding CsbD family protein; its protein translation is MANEDQAKGKAKDIGGKLKEEAGDAANNEDLKREGQADQVEGKVQKGAGDAKDKLSD
- a CDS encoding 2-hydroxyacid dehydrogenase, with the translated sequence MTKPTLWITRTLSDATLQRAQRDYSVIWDPADRPGTAEDIIEMSAKVDAIIPCHSEYFSAHVVGQLDPRLKIVANHSVGVDHCDLDALRAKGIAVTNTPGVLSDATAELAMMLMLAAARHAVEGDRIVRSGAWDFWSPAFLVGKQVTGARLGIIGMGGVGRSFARKARGFDMQIHYHNRSRLDADEEAGATYHADLDSLLAASDFLSLHCPATPQTVNLMNAERLARLPKGAVIVNTARGNLINESALIAAIESGHIGAAGLDCFVAEPGGNPAFAVHENIVMMPHVGSATVKTRDAMGFKALDNLDAFFRGETPPDRL
- a CDS encoding amidase, encoding MAADRSQSAGIAASPSVTLLRDRLASGALDALTLVDSYIARIEAREAEVGAWAWFDPEFARAQARNLDAYRRSGRPLGRLHGLPVALKDVIDTAKIPTENGCVRDADRIPLRDAFVVERLKKEGAIIMGKTVTTELAFMHPGKTANPHNLAHTPGGSSQGSAAAVADGMVPLAIGTQTGGSIIRPASFCGVTGYKPTFGAIPRRGILAQSPTLDTVGVFASDPAGAALLAEILFGDDPEDSATALQPTPALHTAALSKPPIAPVFGFVKPPGWDTADQQMRSAFDELVDALGDQAFEMPLPAIFNDAAEQRKKINFAEMAYHYYPYARDMGDSLGQVTRDAIAEGNAVPARDYLSACDMPKLLNAALDEMLTRCDAILCPAATGPAPNGLETTGDPIFNGLWTLCGTPCITLPMLTSEEGLPMGVQLVAARDNDARLMLTAQWLFNWADGAEQ
- a CDS encoding TRAP transporter large permease, with translation MTDPQIALMMLGLFIIFVFLGFPIAFTLMAMGIGFGYYAYYDAGRMWRSFDRLDETASSWDSWSLWFEGFYNNRIFDLFVNQTFTVMSNEVLTAVPLFLFMGYIVERSNIVDRLFTTLNIASKNIPGSMGVAALITCALFATATGIVGAVVTLMGLLALPAMLKARYDPSFAAGIICAGGTLGILIPPSIMLIVYAAATNVSIVRLYAAALLPGLTLVGLYLVYIVGRSLLQPSAAPKPTDDEVPDVPMGKLIWLIITSFVPLAFLIFAVLGSILFGLATPSEAASIGALGGIFLAFIYRAMTWQRMRESVYLTVRTTAMVCWLFVGSYTFSAVFSYLGGEHVISEFVQSMNLTPIQFLILAQLIIFLLGWPLEWSEIIIIFVPIFLPLLEVFGIDPLFFGILVALNLQTSFLTPPMAMSAYYLKGIAPPELRLTQIFSGVMPFLFCVILSMVLMYAFPQIVFYLPELFYGR
- a CDS encoding TRAP transporter small permease subunit; the encoded protein is MVSFIRFADNLSAWFGKSFAWLILLMSLGTGYEVFVRYVLNDPTAWALDVSFIMYGTLFMMGGAYTLSRGGHVRGDFLYRLLQPKTQAKIDIVLYIFFFFPGVTALILSGWKYAARSWQYGEVSVNSPAGVPIYQFKAVIVAAGILLFIQGMAQVCRCILAMRNNYWLEAYEDVFETEDLLMRAANKAEKDHIT
- a CDS encoding TRAP transporter substrate-binding protein, translated to MKESRTINRRSFLTKSAVAGGAAAGSMLAAPAVLAQAPIVVKMQTSWNDANIWQDFARDYATRVEEMSGGRMKVDVLPAGAVVAAFQVLDAVNDGLIDAAHSVPVYWYGKNKAASLFGTGPVFGGSATTMLSWFYQGGGQELYNELTQDIMGLDVVGYLGFPMFAQPFGWFKQEVNTVADLQGFKYRTVGLAADLLQKMGMSVAQLPGGEIVPAMERGVIDAFEFNNPSSDKDFGAHDVAKNYYLSSYHQASESFEFLFSKQFLEDLDPDLQAILKYGVEAVSTANTAKAMDRYSADLQFLQNEAGVTVHRTSKEILDAQLKAWDELIPELESDPFMKKTLDSQRDWVSRVSYYELMNAPDYGLAYEHYFPGKIKM
- a CDS encoding DNA gyrase inhibitor YacG, which codes for MSCPICKAETVKAHRPFCSRRCADIDLGRWFNGSYAVPSRDPEDVEAAIDAVEAAQDSPARSH